In Sphingobacterium zeae, one genomic interval encodes:
- a CDS encoding peptidylprolyl isomerase — translation MKKNIYILFLLLLASIQASLAQRQVIDRVVATVGSGIILQSDVDMQYSQWLAQGNKPNENFKCGVLEQLIIQKLLSQQAVIDSIDVTETEVDDNLNSRLRHMSQQAGGQERLEKFLNRSLLQYKEEMRASVFEQLKANKMQQNIVQKVDVTPLEVKRYFEGLNQDSLPYFNTEVEIGEIVMMPKLTDEEKKEQRDKIEGIRKQIVEGSDFGTMARIYSQDPGSAPYGGDLGFGTRDNYVKEYSAMAFKLKPGEISPIVESKYGFHIIQVLERRGEEVHTRHILMKINPGAAALERTKNKLDSIYKLVVDKKMDFYHAATNYSDAEESKFNGGMILNQEGSSRTTVIPMDGLEKSVFTAIDQLKPGEYSKPAQFTDKMGDIGYRFNYLKTRIPPHKANLDEDFTKIKEAARQDKINRNLSKWFDDKSKTTFIDISDEFGSCDELKKWRK, via the coding sequence ATGAAAAAAAACATTTATATATTGTTTTTATTGCTTTTAGCTTCAATTCAGGCTAGTCTAGCGCAACGTCAGGTGATTGACCGTGTTGTCGCAACAGTTGGATCGGGCATTATCTTACAGTCCGATGTGGATATGCAATATTCGCAATGGTTAGCGCAAGGAAACAAACCTAATGAAAACTTTAAATGCGGTGTACTTGAGCAATTAATCATTCAGAAACTGCTTTCCCAGCAGGCCGTAATTGACTCTATTGATGTAACAGAAACTGAAGTCGACGACAACCTTAACTCCCGTTTACGCCACATGTCGCAACAGGCTGGAGGTCAAGAACGTCTTGAGAAATTTCTCAACCGCTCGTTATTACAATACAAGGAAGAAATGCGTGCAAGTGTTTTTGAACAATTGAAAGCCAACAAGATGCAACAAAACATTGTTCAAAAAGTTGACGTAACACCATTGGAAGTAAAACGTTATTTTGAAGGCCTGAATCAAGATAGCCTTCCTTATTTCAATACTGAAGTCGAAATTGGTGAAATTGTCATGATGCCGAAGTTGACAGATGAGGAAAAAAAAGAACAACGAGACAAAATTGAAGGTATCCGAAAACAGATTGTAGAGGGATCTGACTTTGGTACAATGGCTCGTATATATTCCCAAGACCCGGGATCAGCGCCCTACGGTGGAGATTTGGGTTTCGGTACGCGCGACAACTACGTCAAGGAATATTCTGCCATGGCATTTAAATTAAAACCTGGAGAAATATCGCCCATTGTAGAATCTAAATATGGTTTCCATATTATTCAGGTACTCGAAAGACGTGGCGAAGAGGTTCACACACGCCATATCCTAATGAAGATTAATCCTGGTGCCGCAGCGTTAGAACGGACCAAAAATAAACTGGACAGTATCTATAAATTAGTTGTTGACAAAAAAATGGATTTCTATCATGCTGCCACAAATTATTCGGATGCAGAGGAAAGTAAATTCAATGGTGGTATGATCCTTAATCAAGAAGGATCGAGCCGCACTACAGTAATTCCTATGGATGGCTTAGAAAAATCAGTATTTACAGCAATCGATCAGCTAAAACCGGGAGAATACTCCAAACCTGCGCAATTTACAGACAAAATGGGCGATATTGGCTATCGCTTCAACTATTTAAAAACACGTATCCCTCCACACAAAGCTAATTTGGACGAGGATTTTACCAAAATTAAAGAGGCGGCCAGACAAGATAAAATCAATCGCAATCTGAGCAAATGGTTTGACGATAAATCCAAAACAACATTTATTGATATCAGTGACGAATTTGGTTCATGTGATGAATTGAAAAAATGGAGAAAATAA
- the cysS gene encoding cysteine--tRNA ligase, whose translation MDHNLVLYNTLSRTKEKFEPIHANLVGMYVCGPTVYSDVHLGNCRTFVSFDLIFRYLRHLGYKVRYVRNITDAGHLEGDRDEGDDKFAKKAKLEQLEPMEIVQKYTIGFHDVLRLFNTLPPSIEPTATGHICEQIQMIEQIVENGYAYERNGTVYFDVEKYVETYDYTILTNRKLEDMLNNTRELSGQDEKKGRLDFALWIKAKPETIMRWPAPWSVGFPGWHIECSAMSRKYLGDQFDIHGGGMDLAATHHTNEIAQSEACNHTSPAKYWMHTNMLTVNGARMSKSAGNGFLPGELFTGNHPLLNRGYSPMAVRFFMLQAHYRSTLDFSNEALDAADKGYKRLMTAISLLDKLKVSKGADSFNLAEIRRKCYAAMDDDFNSPVLIAELFEIVRIINSIYDGKAKVSAEGLENLKLFMKEFVEDILGLINDQTSVSDDIDDVMNLVIKLRNEAKANKDFVTSDRIRDELNTIGIQLKDSKEGTLWNKI comes from the coding sequence ATGGACCATAATCTCGTTTTATACAATACCCTTTCGCGAACAAAAGAAAAATTTGAACCCATTCATGCCAATCTCGTTGGTATGTACGTCTGTGGCCCTACTGTATACAGTGATGTACATTTGGGTAATTGTCGAACGTTCGTTTCTTTTGATTTGATTTTTAGATACTTGCGTCATCTTGGTTATAAAGTGCGTTATGTGCGCAATATTACGGATGCAGGACATTTGGAGGGCGATCGTGATGAGGGAGACGACAAGTTTGCAAAAAAGGCAAAATTGGAACAGTTGGAGCCTATGGAAATTGTACAAAAGTATACAATAGGTTTTCACGACGTATTGCGCCTATTTAATACCTTGCCGCCAAGTATTGAGCCTACGGCGACAGGGCATATTTGCGAGCAGATCCAAATGATCGAGCAGATTGTGGAAAATGGCTATGCTTACGAGCGGAATGGTACCGTATATTTTGATGTTGAGAAGTACGTTGAAACGTATGATTATACGATATTGACCAATCGTAAATTAGAGGATATGCTTAACAATACCCGCGAATTGAGTGGTCAGGACGAGAAAAAGGGCCGTTTGGATTTTGCCTTGTGGATCAAAGCAAAACCCGAAACGATCATGCGTTGGCCCGCTCCTTGGAGCGTTGGCTTTCCGGGCTGGCATATCGAATGTTCAGCTATGAGCAGAAAGTACCTGGGCGATCAGTTTGATATTCATGGTGGTGGAATGGATTTGGCTGCTACACATCATACCAATGAAATTGCACAGTCTGAAGCCTGTAACCATACGAGTCCTGCAAAGTACTGGATGCATACTAATATGCTGACTGTAAACGGCGCCCGTATGTCTAAATCTGCTGGAAATGGTTTCTTGCCAGGTGAGTTGTTTACTGGAAATCATCCCTTATTGAATAGAGGTTATTCACCAATGGCTGTACGCTTTTTTATGCTACAGGCTCATTATAGAAGTACCTTGGATTTTTCCAATGAGGCACTGGATGCGGCCGACAAGGGCTATAAACGCCTAATGACTGCCATAAGCTTGTTAGATAAATTGAAGGTGTCGAAAGGTGCTGATTCATTCAATTTAGCTGAAATCCGCCGCAAGTGTTACGCCGCTATGGATGACGACTTTAATAGTCCAGTACTCATCGCCGAGCTATTTGAAATTGTACGTATCATCAACTCAATTTATGATGGTAAAGCGAAAGTGTCGGCTGAAGGATTGGAAAACCTGAAACTATTCATGAAAGAGTTTGTCGAGGATATCTTGGGGCTTATAAACGATCAGACATCCGTATCTGATGATATTGACGATGTTATGAATCTGGTTATTAAGCTACGTAATGAAGCAAAAGCAAATAAAGACTTCGTTACCTCAGATCGTATTCGTGATGAGCTTAATACTATTGGAATTCAATTGAAAGATAGTAAAGAAGGAACACTTTGGAATAAGATTTGA
- a CDS encoding DUF4440 domain-containing protein — protein MNFWNRLSVVTLMSVVGTTLHAQIPEKVGSLLQADKDAAALAKASTPHQAFLSIIDKESTFYVPSAVNAYNYLNNRPNIPDVLHWQPTFALIAKSQEFGVTSGSMDFQKVGARLRHGEYLTVWKRNKKGKWLVDIRAEVENNGNDGEFDLEYIEPTDSWYLKHRSKVRLNQREDIVLETDKLMSTVLKADNPTAYKEFLSEDVRFLFPWTNPMEGKAKMMAYLKKQRMTIETVPEEVKRSYSGDFAYTKGTATVRQKDKVVKYNYIRIWQLSELAKDDVKKANWNILIEMMFEK, from the coding sequence ATGAATTTTTGGAATAGGCTATCTGTTGTTACATTGATGAGTGTTGTTGGTACAACACTACATGCACAGATACCCGAGAAAGTTGGCAGCCTCCTGCAGGCAGATAAGGATGCAGCAGCATTGGCTAAAGCATCTACACCGCACCAGGCATTTCTTTCGATTATTGATAAAGAGTCTACGTTTTATGTTCCGTCGGCAGTAAATGCTTATAATTATCTGAATAATAGACCAAATATTCCGGATGTCTTACATTGGCAACCTACGTTTGCACTGATTGCGAAGAGTCAGGAGTTTGGCGTGACTTCGGGGTCTATGGATTTTCAGAAGGTAGGTGCGCGATTGCGACACGGAGAATATCTCACTGTATGGAAGCGGAATAAGAAGGGCAAGTGGCTGGTCGATATTCGCGCCGAAGTGGAAAACAATGGGAACGATGGTGAATTTGATTTGGAATATATCGAACCTACCGATTCTTGGTATCTGAAACATCGTTCTAAAGTACGCTTAAACCAGCGTGAAGATATTGTCCTGGAGACAGACAAATTGATGTCAACCGTTTTGAAAGCCGACAATCCAACCGCATATAAGGAGTTTTTAAGTGAGGATGTCCGGTTTTTGTTCCCTTGGACCAATCCGATGGAAGGAAAGGCTAAAATGATGGCCTATCTCAAAAAACAACGCATGACGATAGAGACAGTCCCCGAAGAAGTAAAACGTTCATATAGTGGCGATTTTGCCTATACCAAGGGAACTGCAACGGTGCGACAAAAGGATAAGGTGGTGAAGTATAATTATATTCGCATCTGGCAACTCAGCGAATTGGCGAAAGATGATGTCAAGAAGGCCAATTGGAATATCCTGATTGAGATGATGTTTGAGAAATAA